One genomic window of Bactrocera dorsalis isolate Fly_Bdor chromosome 4, ASM2337382v1, whole genome shotgun sequence includes the following:
- the LOC125778305 gene encoding inactive protein tyrosine kinase pTKL-like has protein sequence MEKQKYKKRSCWSDRAEALLIELWQSKVSAFRGSRKNSHIVEEMAMELQQQGVHFTASEIKSKMHNLSQRYRKEKTAVGSTGGSPSQWPLYDKMRSVLLPYVSYNAESLVEESFQSSTNSEPLQISVETAACSTFVAASPLSSPVCLPSPSAMSMSSSDTSSQPLPSPEPSDTTNKRRNHFQTIILKKFDQIENQLEKASQEFSETSKEIKDLTKKMVENDNKKTEMIEQYIKDSKETNERLLEFLNK, from the exons atggaaaaacaaaaatataaaaaaagaagttgTTGGAGTGATAGGGCAGAAGCCCTACTAATTGAATTGTGGCAGAGCAAAGTAAGTGCTTTTCGCGGTTCAAGGAAGAACAGCCACATTGTAGAGGAAATGGCAATGGAGTTGCAGCAACAAGGTGTGCATTTCACGGCGAGTGAAATAAAGTCGAAAATGCACAATCTTTCGCAGAGATATAg GAAAGAGAAGACAGCAGTCGGATCAACTGGCGGTTCTCCCTCGCAGTGGCCGCTGTACGATAAAATGAGATCCGTACTGTTGCCGTACGTCAGCTACAACGCAGAGAGCTTAGTGGAGGAAAGTTTTCAAA gttCTACTAACTCGGAACCACTCCAAATTTCGGTGGAAACGGCTGCGTGTTCGACATTTGTTGCTGCATCTCCATTGTCCTCACCAGTTTGCCTGCCATCACCCTCAGCGATGTCGATGTCGTCAAGCGATACTTCTTCGCAACCATTACCGTCTCCAGAGCCAAGTGATACTACgaataaaagaagaaatcatTTTcagacaataattttaaaaaaatttgatcaaATCGAAAACCAGCTTGAGAAAGCAAGTCAAGAATTCAGTGAAACCAGCAAAGAAATTAAGGACTTGACgaaaaaaatggttgaaaacgataataaaaaaacagaaatgatAGAACAGTACATAAAAGATTCGAAAGAAACAAATGAGCGCTTGCTtgaatttctaaataaataa